The following proteins are encoded in a genomic region of Deltaproteobacteria bacterium:
- a CDS encoding ATP-binding protein, whose protein sequence is MIPRAIEEELHTLLAEYPVVTILGPRQAGKTTLARHALKDFQYCNLEVPELRDLASKDPKALLTRYSNRVIFDEIQRVPQLLSYIQAMVDERGGAGQFVLTGSHQLQLTEAITQSLAGRTAILHLLPFSISELEGGGISFERFEDYVFHGFLPRIYDQNQRPTRAYANYYQTYVERDVRQLINLKDVSLFEKFVKLLAGRAGQVLNYQSLSNDVGVDSNTIKSWLSILEASFVIFKLPPYFENLGKRVIKSPKYYFMDVGLLVYLLGIQEPDQISRDPLVGNIFENLIVIECLKARYNQGKTSNLYFFRDSNGNEVDIIAQDGRELTAIEIKSSSTFHSSLLKNLRKARNLTDKITHGYLVFNGESLELSDGNSLVNFREIGRVWGNR, encoded by the coding sequence ATGATACCTAGAGCCATTGAGGAGGAGCTTCACACACTCCTCGCGGAATACCCTGTTGTTACGATTCTTGGACCACGGCAAGCAGGGAAGACCACGCTAGCGCGCCACGCCCTTAAAGATTTTCAGTACTGCAATCTGGAGGTGCCGGAGCTGCGGGATTTGGCTTCGAAGGATCCGAAAGCTCTGCTCACGAGGTACTCAAACCGTGTCATCTTCGACGAGATTCAGCGGGTGCCTCAGCTTTTGAGCTATATTCAGGCCATGGTTGATGAGCGGGGCGGGGCCGGGCAATTCGTTCTTACTGGTTCTCATCAGCTGCAGCTCACCGAAGCCATCACTCAGTCGCTCGCCGGACGAACCGCAATCCTGCACCTGCTGCCATTCTCAATTTCGGAATTAGAGGGTGGGGGTATTTCGTTTGAGCGATTTGAAGACTATGTGTTTCACGGATTCTTGCCGCGTATCTACGACCAAAACCAACGGCCCACGCGTGCCTACGCCAATTACTACCAAACCTATGTTGAGCGTGATGTACGCCAGCTCATCAATCTCAAGGATGTGAGTCTTTTTGAAAAGTTCGTGAAACTTCTCGCCGGCCGAGCAGGGCAGGTGCTTAACTACCAATCCCTCTCGAACGACGTTGGGGTGGATAGCAATACCATCAAAAGCTGGTTGTCGATTCTCGAAGCATCGTTTGTTATTTTCAAGCTCCCACCCTATTTTGAGAATTTAGGCAAACGCGTCATCAAATCGCCGAAATACTACTTTATGGACGTGGGGCTCCTGGTTTATCTTCTCGGCATTCAAGAGCCGGACCAGATCTCGCGAGATCCACTTGTGGGCAACATCTTCGAGAATCTCATTGTGATCGAGTGTTTGAAGGCCCGCTATAACCAAGGCAAGACATCCAATCTCTATTTCTTCCGGGATAGCAACGGCAACGAAGTGGATATCATTGCCCAGGACGGTCGCGAACTCACAGCTATTGAAATCAAGTCGAGTTCCACCTTCCATTCATCGCTATTGAAGAATCTGCGCAAGGCGCGAAATCTTACCGACAAGATTACTCATGGTTATCTGGTTTTCAACGGAGAATCCTTGGAGCTAAGTGATGGTAATTCACTGGTGAATTTCCGCGAGATTGGCCGCGTTTGGGGAAACAGGTAG